The following are encoded together in the Populus trichocarpa isolate Nisqually-1 chromosome 5, P.trichocarpa_v4.1, whole genome shotgun sequence genome:
- the LOC18099534 gene encoding pentatricopeptide repeat-containing protein At5g27460, whose protein sequence is MAIRSLITNHLRKNSYCHKLQFEARNLFKSLLPISKASTKYKYIHSSSSSRLETEILRLKSPSRVLQDWINNGNKVKLSQLNLISKQLLKSKRYKQALEILQWMENQNNFRITPGHHALMMELIVKVNGLNKAGEYFERIPGSGSKKAASLPLLHGYVKERDISKAESFMIKLSSSGLLVTPHPYNEMMKLYMALSQYEKVPLVIAEMKRNKLCRNVLSYNLWMGAFGEVFEVAKAEMVYKEMVSDENVEVGWSTLASLANVYIKAGFVDKALLVLKDAEMKLSTNGRLGYFFLITLYSSLKNKEGVLRLWEASKAVGGRIPCADYMCVISCLVKVGDLVAAEQVFAEWETNCFKYDIRVSNVLLGAYVRNGLMGKAESFHLHTVERGGCPNYKTWEILMEGWVKSQKMDKAIDAMKKGFSVLKVERCDWRPSHSILMAIAEHFEKHGNFEDANHYIKAVHGLGVATLPLYKLFLRMYLNAQRPAWDILKMMEKDRIEQDDETSALVALNS, encoded by the exons ATGGCGATTAGGTCACTGATAACGAATCATCTGAGAAAAAACAGTTACTGCCATAAACTTCAATTCGAAGCAAGAAACCTCTTTAAATCTTTATTACCAATCAGTAAAGCCAGCACTaagtataaatatattcatagcagcagcagcagccgccTTGAAACTGAAATTTTGAGACTGAAAAGCCCAAGCAGAGTGCTTCAAGATTGGATCAACAACGGAAACAAGGTTAAGCTCTCCCAGCTCAATTTGATCTCTAAACAACTCCTCAAATCTAAGCGCTACAAACAAGCCCTTGAG ATATTACAATGGatggaaaatcaaaacaactttCGCATAACGCCGGGGCATCATGCTTTAATGATGGAATTGATTGTTAAAGTGAATGGTTTAAATAAGGCTGGAGAGTATTTTGAACGAATTCCCGGTTCAGGCTCTAAAAAAGCTGCGTCTTTGCCTCTTTTACATGGTTATGTGAAAGAAAGAGATATCAGTAAAGCTGAGAGTTTCATGATCAAGTTGAGTTCCTCGGGCCTCCTTGTGACCCCTCATCCGTACAATGAGATGATGAAGCTTTACATGGCTCTGTCTCAGTATGAGAAAGTGCCTCTTGTGATTGCAGAGATGAAGAGAAACAAGTTATGTCGAAATGTTCTTTCTTATAATCTTTGGATGGGTGCCTTTGGAGAGGTCTTTGAGGTTGCCAAAGCGGAGATGGTTTACAAGGAAATGGTGAGTGATGAAAATGTTGAGGTGGGCTGGAGTACGCTAGCTAGTTTGGCTAATGTTTATATCAAGGCAGGGTTTGTTGATAAAGCTCTTTTGGTGCTTAAAGATGCGGAGATGAAGTTGTCTACTAATGGCCGGCTTGGTTACTTCTTTCTCATTACGTTGTATTCATCTTTGAAGAATAAAGAGGGAGTTCTTCGGCTTTGGGAAGCAAGTAAAGCGGTTGGTGGGAGGATCCCTTGTGCTGATTATATGTGCGTAATTTCATGCTTGGTTAAGGTAGGTGACCTTGTAGCAGCAGAGCAGGTATTTGCAGAATGGGAGACAAATTGTTTCAAGTATGATATTAGAGTCTCGAATGTGCTTCTAGGTGCATATGTACGGAATGGATTGATGGGAAAAGCTGAATCGTTTCATCTTCATACAGTTGAGAGAGGTGGGTGCCCAAATTACAAGACTTGGGAGATTCTAATGGAGGGATGGGTGAAAAGCCAAAAGATGGATAAAGCCATTGATGCCATGAAGAAAGGCTTTTCTGTGTTGAAGGTGGAACGTTGTGATTGGAGGCCATCGCACAGTATTTTGATGGCCATTGCAGAGCACTTTGAGAAGCATGGAAATTTTGAAGATGCAAATCACTACATTAAGGCTGTTCACGGTTTGGGTGTTGCAACTTTACCTTTGTATAAACTATTCCTTAGAATGTACCTCAATGCTCAGAGACCAGCATGGGACATCCTTAAAATGATGGAGAAGGATAGGATTGAGCAGGATGATGAAACTTCTGCCCTTGTTGCCTTGAACTCATGA